The Rutidosis leptorrhynchoides isolate AG116_Rl617_1_P2 unplaced genomic scaffold, CSIRO_AGI_Rlap_v1 contig606, whole genome shotgun sequence genome window below encodes:
- the LOC139884817 gene encoding uncharacterized protein: MASTRSFLFIVVILALLHSFNIVPSKFVQNFCRGQDNLHACLSAITLDPKSTTVSNYHDLVQIILKLARTNTTHSKNLLIASKRKYNPYAMKGCIDGFQGASLSFNSVLMEVDEDLETCNYDVFVARYGAAQCESFFQHAKIKYPPKISSKAEYIILYSILGSMIT; encoded by the coding sequence ATGGCTTCCACAAGATCATTTTTGTTCATCGTTGTCATACTTGCTCTTCTTCATTCCTTCAATATCGTCCCGTCAAAATTTGTCCAAAATTTTTGTCGTGGACAGGACAACCTTCATGCTTGTCTTTCTGCTATTACTCTGGATCCTAAAAGTACCACCGTTTCAAATTATCATGATCTAGTCCAAATTATATTGAAGTTGGCACGGACTAACACGACACACAGCAAAAACTTGTTGATAGCTTCCAAAAGAAAATATAACCCTTATGCTATGAAGGGATGTATTGACGGTTTTCAAGGGGCGAGTCTTTCATTTAATAGTGTTCTTATGGAAGTCGATGAAGATCTTGAGACGTGTAATTACGATGTATTTGTGGCTAGATATGGCGCTGCTCAATGCGAGTCATTTTTCCAACATGCCAAGATTAAATACCCACCTAAGATTTCAAGTAAAGCtgaatacattatattatatagtATTCTTGGATCTATGATCACCTAG